The Streptomyces sp. NBC_00440 genome contains a region encoding:
- a CDS encoding DUF397 domain-containing protein, translating to MGESTTPQRTLAGWDKPDLDLTDADWQSGSQGRGDVQIAFVEGFIAMRNSGKPGSPSLIFDPGEWRAFVLGAREGDFDLT from the coding sequence GTGGGCGAGAGCACCACCCCTCAGCGGACCCTTGCGGGCTGGGACAAGCCGGACCTCGATCTCACCGACGCGGACTGGCAGTCGGGGAGCCAGGGGCGGGGCGACGTGCAGATCGCCTTCGTGGAGGGCTTCATCGCGATGCGCAACAGCGGTAAACCGGGGAGCCCGTCACTGATCTTCGATCCGGGCGAGTGGCGGGCCTTCGTCCTGGGCGCCCGGGAGGGCGACTTCGACCTGACCTGA
- a CDS encoding thiolase domain-containing protein has translation MSNQPANNRGATGKEPVAVVGIGQTHHVAARHDVSIAGLVREAAARALNDAELTWADIDAVVIGKAPDFFEGVMMPELYLADALGAVGKPMMRVHTAGSVGGSTTLVASNLIASRVHRTVLTLAFEKQSESNAMWGLSLPVPFQQPLLAGAGGFFAPHVRAYMRRAGAPDTVGSLVAYKDRRNALKNPYAHLHEKDITLEKVQASPMLWDPVRYSETCPSSDGACAMVLTDRTGAARSPRPPAWMHGGAMRSEPTLFAGKDFVSPQAGKDCAADVYRQAGITDPRREIDAVEMYVPFSWYEPMWLENLGFADEGEGWKLTESGATELDGDLPVNPSGGVLSTNPIGASGMIRFAEAALQVRGAAGEHQVDGARKALGHAYGGGSQFFSMWLVGSEPPTG, from the coding sequence GTGAGTAACCAGCCCGCGAACAACCGAGGCGCGACCGGCAAGGAGCCCGTGGCCGTCGTCGGTATCGGCCAGACCCACCACGTCGCCGCCCGGCACGACGTGTCCATCGCCGGCCTCGTCCGCGAGGCCGCCGCGCGTGCCCTGAACGACGCCGAACTGACCTGGGCGGACATCGACGCCGTCGTCATCGGCAAGGCCCCGGACTTCTTCGAGGGCGTGATGATGCCGGAGCTCTATCTGGCGGACGCGCTGGGCGCCGTCGGCAAACCCATGATGCGCGTGCACACGGCCGGCTCGGTCGGCGGATCGACCACGCTCGTCGCCTCCAACCTGATCGCCTCCCGGGTGCACAGGACGGTACTCACCCTCGCGTTCGAGAAGCAGTCCGAGTCCAACGCCATGTGGGGCCTCTCCCTCCCCGTACCGTTCCAGCAGCCCCTGCTCGCCGGAGCCGGCGGGTTCTTCGCCCCGCATGTGCGGGCCTATATGCGCAGGGCCGGGGCGCCCGACACGGTCGGCTCGCTCGTCGCGTACAAGGACCGCCGTAACGCGCTGAAGAACCCCTACGCGCATCTGCACGAGAAGGACATCACCCTGGAGAAGGTCCAGGCTTCCCCCATGCTGTGGGACCCGGTCCGCTACTCCGAGACCTGCCCGTCGTCGGACGGAGCGTGCGCGATGGTCCTCACCGACCGTACGGGGGCGGCCCGTTCGCCACGGCCGCCCGCCTGGATGCACGGCGGCGCGATGCGCAGCGAGCCGACCCTCTTCGCGGGCAAGGACTTCGTCTCCCCGCAGGCGGGCAAGGACTGCGCCGCCGATGTCTACCGGCAGGCCGGGATCACCGACCCGCGCCGGGAGATCGACGCCGTCGAGATGTACGTCCCGTTCTCCTGGTACGAGCCGATGTGGCTGGAGAACCTGGGCTTCGCGGACGAGGGCGAGGGCTGGAAGCTCACCGAGTCCGGCGCCACCGAACTGGACGGCGACCTTCCGGTGAACCCCTCGGGCGGAGTGCTCTCCACCAACCCCATCGGCGCCTCCGGCATGATCCGGTTCGCCGAGGCCGCCCTCCAGGTGCGCGGCGCGGCCGGGGAGCACCAGGTGGACGGCGCCCGCAAGGCGCTCGGGCACGCCTACGGCGGCGGCTCGCAGTTCTTCTCCATGTGGCTGGTCGGCTCCGAACCGCCCACCGGCTGA
- a CDS encoding thiolase domain-containing protein: protein MRDIAIVAFAQSDHLRRTDECSEVEMVMPVLHSVLAQTGLKTSDIGFTCSGSSDYLAGRAFSFTMTLDGVGAWPPISESHVEMDGAWALYEAWVKLLTGEADTALVYSYGKSSPGSVRDVLTRQLDPYYVAPLWPDSVALAALQAQALIDAGETDEPALAGVAARSRGDAADNPHAQLPGARPQGDYLVQPLRTGDCPPIGDGAAAVVLVAGDRARDLCERPAWIRGMDHRIEAHSLGVRDLTDSPSARLAAERAGAFERPVDTAELHAPFTSQEVVLRKALRLGDDVRVNPSGGALAANPVMAAGLIRLGEAAARIQRGESDRALAHATSGPCLQQNLVAVLEGEAQ, encoded by the coding sequence ATGCGGGACATCGCGATCGTCGCCTTCGCACAGAGCGACCACCTGCGGCGCACCGACGAGTGCTCCGAGGTCGAGATGGTGATGCCGGTCCTGCACAGCGTGCTCGCGCAGACCGGGCTGAAAACCAGCGACATCGGCTTCACCTGCTCCGGGTCGAGCGACTATCTGGCGGGCCGGGCCTTCTCGTTCACGATGACGCTCGACGGCGTCGGAGCCTGGCCCCCGATCTCCGAGTCCCATGTGGAGATGGACGGGGCCTGGGCGCTGTACGAGGCGTGGGTGAAACTGCTGACCGGCGAGGCCGACACCGCCCTCGTCTACTCCTACGGCAAGTCATCGCCCGGATCGGTCAGGGACGTACTGACCCGGCAGCTCGACCCCTACTACGTCGCCCCGCTCTGGCCCGACTCCGTCGCGCTCGCCGCGCTCCAGGCGCAGGCGCTGATCGACGCCGGCGAGACCGACGAGCCCGCGCTCGCCGGGGTCGCCGCCCGCAGCCGCGGCGACGCGGCCGACAACCCGCACGCCCAACTCCCGGGCGCCCGGCCGCAGGGCGACTACCTCGTGCAGCCGCTGCGCACCGGCGACTGCCCGCCCATCGGGGACGGCGCGGCGGCCGTCGTGCTGGTGGCGGGCGACCGGGCACGCGACCTGTGCGAGCGTCCCGCCTGGATCCGGGGGATGGACCACCGCATCGAGGCCCACAGCCTCGGCGTACGCGACCTCACGGACTCGCCGTCCGCCCGGCTGGCCGCCGAACGGGCCGGGGCCTTCGAGCGCCCCGTCGACACCGCCGAACTGCACGCGCCCTTCACCTCCCAGGAGGTCGTCCTGCGCAAGGCGCTCCGGCTCGGCGACGACGTACGCGTCAACCCGTCGGGCGGCGCCCTCGCCGCCAACCCCGTCATGGCGGCCGGGCTCATCAGGCTCGGCGAGGCCGCGGCCCGGATCCAGCGCGGTGAGTCCGACCGGGCCCTCGCGCACGCCACATCCGGCCCGTGCCTGCAACAGAATCTGGTCGCCGTCCTCGAAGGAGAGGCCCAGTGA
- a CDS encoding Zn-ribbon domain-containing OB-fold protein yields the protein MTAAPSPEVLRAPLVVEFPFTRSLGPVQSAFLTGLRERTVLGVRTGDGTILVPPVEYDPVTADEIRDLVEVAPTGTVTTWAWNASPRRGQPLTTPFAWVLVKLDGADTALLHVLDAPGPDAVHSGQRVRIRWAAERTGAITDIACFEPYESESESEGAGGTAAPAHSGLFDDLVTGITAPARLDYVYSPGRAQTDYINALADRKTVGERCPSCAKVYVPPRGACPTCGVATTDRVEVGPAGTLTTYCIVNIKARGLDIEVPYVYGHIALDGAGLALHGRIGGIPYDQVRMGLRVEPVWTEGARFPDHYRPTGEPDADYDTYKELI from the coding sequence ATGACAGCCGCTCCCTCACCGGAGGTGCTCCGCGCCCCCCTCGTCGTCGAGTTCCCCTTCACCCGCTCCCTCGGACCCGTGCAGAGCGCCTTCCTCACCGGGCTGCGCGAGCGCACCGTCCTGGGGGTGCGGACCGGCGACGGCACGATCCTCGTCCCACCCGTCGAGTACGACCCCGTCACCGCCGACGAGATACGCGACCTGGTCGAGGTCGCCCCCACCGGCACCGTCACCACCTGGGCCTGGAACGCGTCCCCGCGCCGCGGCCAGCCACTCACGACCCCCTTCGCCTGGGTCCTGGTGAAACTCGACGGCGCCGACACCGCACTGCTGCATGTCCTCGACGCCCCGGGACCCGACGCCGTGCACTCCGGGCAGCGCGTACGCATCCGCTGGGCCGCCGAGCGCACCGGAGCCATCACGGACATCGCCTGCTTCGAGCCGTATGAGAGCGAGAGCGAGAGCGAGGGCGCGGGCGGGACCGCCGCGCCCGCACACAGCGGACTGTTCGACGACCTCGTCACCGGCATCACCGCCCCCGCACGCCTCGACTACGTCTACAGCCCCGGCCGCGCGCAGACCGACTACATCAACGCGCTCGCCGACCGGAAGACCGTCGGCGAGCGCTGCCCCTCCTGCGCCAAGGTCTACGTACCCCCGCGCGGCGCCTGCCCCACCTGCGGAGTCGCGACGACCGACCGGGTCGAGGTCGGCCCCGCAGGCACCCTCACCACGTACTGCATCGTCAACATCAAGGCCCGCGGCCTCGACATCGAAGTGCCCTACGTCTACGGGCACATCGCCCTCGACGGCGCGGGCCTCGCGCTGCACGGCCGGATCGGCGGCATCCCGTACGACCAGGTGCGGATGGGACTGCGCGTCGAACCGGTGTGGACCGAGGGCGCCCGCTTCCCCGACCACTACCGGCCCACCGGCGAGCCCGACGCCGACTACGACACGTACAAGGAGCTGATCTGA
- a CDS encoding crotonase/enoyl-CoA hydratase family protein: MGGTEHLTVRREGATLVLTLNRPEAKNALSLPMLVGLYDGWLAADEDDEVRSVVLTGAGGAFCAGMDLKALAGAGMEGEQYRDRLKADPDLHWKAMLRHHRPRKPVIAAVEGHCVAGGTEILQGTDIRVGAESATFGLFEVRRGLFPIGGSTVRLQRQIPRTHALEMLLTGRPYTAAEAAAVGLIGHVVPDGTALEKALEIAAQINACGPLAVEAVKASVYETAELTETEGLKAELDRGWPVFDTADAKEGSRAFAEKRPPVYRRA; the protein is encoded by the coding sequence ATGGGTGGTACGGAACACCTCACCGTGCGGCGCGAAGGCGCCACGCTGGTGCTCACTCTGAACAGGCCGGAGGCGAAGAACGCGCTCTCGCTGCCGATGCTGGTCGGGCTCTACGACGGCTGGCTGGCGGCCGACGAGGACGACGAGGTCCGCTCGGTGGTGCTCACCGGAGCGGGCGGCGCCTTCTGCGCCGGCATGGACCTCAAGGCCCTGGCCGGCGCGGGGATGGAGGGCGAGCAGTACCGCGACCGCCTCAAGGCCGACCCCGATCTGCACTGGAAGGCGATGCTGCGCCACCACCGGCCCCGCAAACCGGTGATCGCCGCGGTCGAGGGCCACTGCGTCGCCGGAGGCACCGAGATCCTCCAGGGCACCGACATCCGGGTCGGGGCCGAGAGCGCCACCTTCGGCCTCTTCGAGGTCAGGCGCGGACTCTTCCCGATCGGCGGCTCCACGGTGCGCCTTCAGCGCCAGATCCCCCGCACCCACGCGCTGGAGATGCTGCTCACCGGCCGCCCTTACACCGCGGCCGAAGCGGCGGCCGTCGGTCTCATCGGCCATGTGGTGCCCGACGGCACCGCGCTGGAGAAGGCCCTGGAGATCGCCGCGCAGATCAACGCCTGCGGGCCGCTCGCCGTGGAAGCCGTCAAGGCCTCGGTCTACGAGACGGCCGAACTGACCGAGACCGAGGGGCTGAAGGCCGAACTGGACCGTGGCTGGCCCGTCTTCGACACCGCGGACGCGAAGGAGGGCTCACGCGCCTTCGCCGAGAAACGGCCGCCCGTCTACCGCAGGGCCTGA
- a CDS encoding acyl-CoA synthetase, translating into MEYNLADLFESVVDAVPDREALVFIDHPGTGAERRLTYAALDEAANRIAHHLADSGIRPGEHLGLHLYNGVEYLQTVLACLKARVVPVNVNYRYVEEELVYLYRDADLAALVFDGEFTERVAAALPKTEKLRHLIRVGEPPEGAPEPGVRPVAYADAEAAGSPERGFGPRSADDQFIIYTGGTTGMPKGVMWRAEDLFFSGLGGGAPTGEPVGAPEELAERVAAGGDGITFFPTPPLMHGTSTLTAFIAFNFGQRIVIHRKFAPEEVLRTIEKEKVTSVSLVGDAMLRPLIDALSGPLSGTDCSSLFSVSSSGAIMSETVRAQFQELVPTAMLLNNFGSSESGFNGTATPDSGPDKGFRLRMNSRTAVVDPATCRQVAVGEVGRIAQRGHVPLGYYNDPEKTAETFFQSDGERWVLLGDMATVDEEGIVTVLGRGSQCINTGGEKVYPEEVEQALKSHPDVYDALVAGVPDARWGNHVAAVVQVRPGADEPSLDDIQAHCRSKIAGYKVPRQLVIAPEIQRSPSGKADYRWARGVAVAAD; encoded by the coding sequence GTGGAGTACAACCTTGCCGACCTGTTCGAGTCCGTCGTCGACGCGGTCCCGGACCGCGAGGCGCTCGTGTTCATCGACCATCCCGGTACGGGCGCGGAGCGCAGGCTCACGTATGCCGCGCTGGACGAGGCGGCCAACCGGATCGCGCACCATCTGGCCGACAGCGGTATCCGCCCGGGCGAGCACCTGGGGCTGCATCTGTACAACGGGGTGGAGTACCTGCAGACCGTGCTCGCCTGCCTCAAGGCACGTGTCGTGCCGGTCAATGTCAACTACCGTTATGTGGAAGAGGAGTTGGTCTACCTCTACCGGGACGCGGATCTGGCGGCGCTGGTCTTCGACGGCGAGTTCACCGAGCGGGTCGCGGCGGCGCTGCCGAAGACCGAGAAGCTGCGCCATCTGATACGAGTCGGCGAGCCCCCCGAGGGGGCGCCGGAGCCCGGCGTCCGGCCGGTGGCGTACGCCGATGCGGAGGCCGCCGGATCCCCGGAGCGCGGCTTCGGGCCCCGGTCGGCCGACGACCAGTTCATCATCTACACCGGGGGCACCACCGGGATGCCGAAGGGCGTCATGTGGCGTGCGGAGGACCTGTTCTTCTCCGGCCTCGGCGGCGGCGCCCCCACCGGCGAGCCGGTCGGCGCGCCGGAGGAACTGGCGGAGCGGGTGGCCGCGGGCGGCGACGGGATCACCTTCTTCCCCACTCCCCCGCTGATGCACGGCACCTCCACCCTGACCGCCTTCATCGCCTTCAACTTCGGCCAGCGGATCGTGATCCACCGGAAGTTCGCCCCGGAAGAGGTGCTCCGCACCATCGAGAAGGAGAAGGTCACCAGTGTCTCGCTGGTCGGCGACGCGATGCTGCGACCGCTGATCGACGCGCTCAGCGGCCCGCTCAGCGGCACCGACTGCTCCTCACTGTTCAGCGTCTCCAGCTCGGGCGCCATCATGTCGGAGACGGTGCGCGCCCAGTTCCAGGAGCTGGTGCCGACGGCGATGCTGCTGAACAACTTCGGCTCGTCGGAGTCCGGGTTCAACGGAACGGCGACCCCCGACTCCGGCCCCGACAAGGGGTTCAGGCTGCGGATGAACTCCCGTACCGCGGTGGTCGATCCGGCCACCTGCCGGCAGGTGGCCGTCGGCGAGGTCGGCCGGATCGCGCAGCGCGGGCATGTCCCGCTCGGCTACTACAACGACCCGGAGAAGACCGCCGAGACCTTCTTCCAGAGCGACGGCGAGCGGTGGGTGCTGCTCGGCGACATGGCGACCGTCGACGAGGAGGGCATCGTCACCGTCCTGGGGCGCGGCTCGCAGTGCATCAACACCGGTGGCGAGAAGGTGTATCCGGAAGAGGTCGAGCAGGCGCTCAAGTCCCACCCCGATGTGTACGACGCCCTGGTCGCCGGGGTGCCGGACGCCCGGTGGGGCAACCATGTGGCGGCCGTGGTGCAGGTACGCCCGGGGGCGGACGAACCCAGCCTGGACGACATCCAGGCACACTGCCGCAGCAAGATCGCCGGGTACAAGGTGCCCAGGCAGCTGGTGATAGCCCCGGAGATCCAGCGCTCGCCGAGCGGCAAGGCCGACTACCGCTGGGCGCGCGGGGTGGCGGTCGCCGCCGACTGA
- a CDS encoding GlxA family transcriptional regulator yields the protein MTLFGDGAGPGGRHRVAVLVRHGMLPMELGIVHRLFRGAVSAAGEPLYTVLTCTVEPGEIRTEADVTVNVTLGPELLTEADTVVVPASDEDYSPREAPYLPPALADAFARIRPGTRLASICTGSFVLAAAGFLDGRRATTHWRSAADLRRLHPAVDVDPDVLYTDDRGVLTSAGVASGIDLCLHMIRSDHGAAVANAVARATVVPPHREGGQAQFVPCPVPAPAPLPTGAARAWALEHLGERITLDALAARASMSTRTFSRRFCEEVGLTPVQWLTQRRVDLARQLLEETDLPVDRVAADAGFGTAASFRNHLHEALGVSPSAYRATFRGSGSGPVRPGRPYADQPARPDTLQSAATATPRAQR from the coding sequence ATGACTCTCTTCGGTGACGGAGCAGGCCCCGGCGGGCGCCACCGGGTGGCCGTCCTCGTGCGCCACGGGATGCTGCCCATGGAGCTCGGAATCGTCCACCGGCTGTTCAGAGGCGCGGTGTCGGCGGCGGGCGAGCCCCTGTACACCGTCCTGACCTGCACGGTCGAGCCGGGGGAGATCCGGACCGAGGCCGATGTGACCGTCAACGTCACCCTCGGGCCGGAACTGCTCACCGAGGCGGACACCGTGGTCGTCCCGGCATCGGACGAGGACTACTCCCCGCGCGAAGCCCCGTATCTGCCGCCCGCGCTCGCCGACGCCTTCGCGCGGATCCGCCCCGGGACCCGTCTCGCCTCCATCTGCACCGGCTCCTTCGTGCTGGCCGCGGCCGGATTCCTGGACGGCAGGCGCGCCACCACCCACTGGCGCTCGGCCGCCGATCTGCGGCGGCTCCACCCGGCGGTGGACGTCGATCCCGATGTGCTCTACACCGACGACCGGGGTGTCCTCACCTCGGCCGGCGTGGCCTCGGGCATCGACCTCTGCCTGCACATGATCCGCAGCGACCACGGCGCCGCCGTCGCCAACGCGGTGGCCCGCGCCACGGTGGTTCCGCCCCACCGCGAGGGCGGCCAGGCGCAGTTCGTGCCCTGCCCGGTCCCGGCACCCGCACCGCTGCCGACCGGCGCGGCGCGCGCCTGGGCGCTGGAGCACCTGGGGGAGCGCATCACCCTGGACGCGCTGGCGGCCCGCGCCTCGATGAGCACCCGCACCTTCTCGCGCCGCTTCTGCGAGGAGGTCGGCCTCACCCCCGTCCAGTGGCTCACCCAGCGCCGTGTCGACCTGGCCCGACAGCTCCTGGAGGAGACCGACCTGCCGGTCGACCGGGTGGCGGCGGACGCCGGGTTCGGGACCGCTGCCTCCTTCCGCAACCATCTGCACGAGGCGCTCGGGGTGTCCCCGAGCGCCTACCGTGCCACCTTCCGCGGTTCCGGTTCCGGTCCCGTCCGGCCCGGTCGCCCGTACGCGGATCAGCCGGCTCGCCCGGACACGCTTCAGTCGGCGGCGACCGCCACCCCGCGCGCCCAGCGGTAG
- a CDS encoding MFS transporter — MADIATKYTGGPTRRGRLHPAWPVAAVAALAIVAAGAFTTMAGLFTEPLRREFGWSHGEIGLAASVNMVVYGVVAPFSAALMDRFGMRRVVGAALAAVAVGALLSTAMSAPWQYVLTWGLLIGLGSGAIALTFAATVTQRWFVRRRGLVSGVLTAAGVFGQFVFLPVLSWVVDGHGWRTAAVLLALVACAALPLALVLLRDHPADAGVRAYGAQRFTPKPAALPGAAARTVRVLGAVARGAPFWLLAATFGICGASTNGVMWTHFTPAAHDHGMPATAASSLLALIGVFNVAGTVLSGWLTDRLDPRRLLAVYYALRGVTLLCLPVLMSATVQPPMVAFVGLFGLLDVATVPPTLALCRELYGADSAIVFGWVAAAHQLGAGLAAFLGGVARDAFGSYDPLWVAIGAVCGAGALLALVIARPAGRCGTVSGPGFR, encoded by the coding sequence ATGGCTGATATCGCGACGAAGTACACGGGTGGCCCGACGAGGCGCGGGCGGCTGCATCCCGCCTGGCCGGTCGCGGCCGTTGCGGCGCTGGCGATCGTGGCGGCGGGGGCGTTCACCACGATGGCGGGGCTGTTCACGGAGCCGCTGCGCCGGGAGTTCGGCTGGTCGCACGGGGAGATCGGTCTGGCGGCCTCGGTGAACATGGTGGTGTACGGGGTCGTCGCCCCGTTCTCGGCCGCGCTGATGGACCGGTTCGGGATGCGGAGGGTGGTGGGCGCGGCGCTGGCCGCCGTCGCCGTCGGCGCCCTGCTCAGCACCGCGATGAGCGCCCCCTGGCAGTACGTACTGACCTGGGGCCTGCTGATCGGACTCGGCTCCGGTGCGATAGCGCTGACCTTCGCGGCGACCGTCACCCAGCGCTGGTTCGTCCGGCGTCGCGGGCTGGTCAGCGGGGTGCTCACGGCCGCCGGGGTCTTCGGCCAGTTCGTCTTCCTGCCCGTGCTTTCGTGGGTGGTCGACGGCCACGGGTGGCGGACGGCCGCGGTGCTGCTGGCACTGGTCGCGTGCGCGGCGCTGCCTCTGGCGCTGGTGCTGCTGCGGGACCACCCCGCCGATGCGGGCGTACGGGCCTACGGGGCCCAGCGGTTCACCCCGAAGCCGGCCGCCCTGCCGGGTGCGGCCGCCCGTACGGTGCGGGTCCTGGGCGCGGTGGCGCGGGGTGCCCCGTTCTGGCTGCTCGCGGCCACCTTCGGGATCTGCGGCGCCTCGACCAACGGCGTGATGTGGACGCACTTCACACCGGCCGCCCATGATCACGGGATGCCCGCGACCGCCGCGTCCTCGCTGCTCGCGCTGATCGGTGTCTTCAACGTCGCGGGCACGGTCCTCTCCGGCTGGCTGACGGACCGTCTCGACCCGCGCAGGCTGCTCGCCGTGTACTACGCGCTGCGCGGGGTGACGCTGCTCTGCCTGCCGGTGCTGATGTCGGCCACGGTCCAGCCGCCGATGGTCGCCTTCGTGGGGCTCTTCGGGCTGCTCGACGTGGCCACCGTGCCGCCGACTCTCGCGCTCTGCCGGGAGTTGTACGGGGCGGACAGTGCGATCGTCTTCGGCTGGGTGGCCGCCGCGCACCAACTGGGCGCCGGGCTTGCCGCGTTCCTCGGCGGGGTGGCACGGGACGCGTTCGGTTCGTACGACCCGCTGTGGGTCGCGATCGGCGCGGTCTGCGGCGCCGGTGCGCTGCTCGCGCTGGTGATCGCGCGGCCCGCCGGCCGGTGCGGCACCGTGTCGGGCCCGGGGTTCCGGTGA
- a CDS encoding NAD(P)/FAD-dependent oxidoreductase, which translates to MSGPRRVVVVGASAAGLAAAEGLRRSGYDGGLVLVGEEAHLPYDRPPLSKQLLAGEWAADRVLLRSADALADLDIELRSGTRARALDPAAREMDTGEGGTIGYDALVIATGVRPRVLPGTDGIAGVHVLRTLDDATALRESLAGRPHLVIVGGGFIGAEAAAVAREAGCEVTLVTDRAVPLADAVGHDIGSMLTEVHHEHGVRTVTDALVESIVTDGGRATGVRLSDGRTLAADAVLVGIGARPNTEWLAGSGLRLGDGVECDATLRAAEHIWAAGDVASWPDAVTGERLRIEHRTNASEQGRAVARNILAGEAATAFTTVPFVWSDQYDLKVQIHGRTRGADQVHIVEGSLAERKFTALFARAGQVCGAVGVNMIRPLRTLRPLVAARTPWAEALAPQGAGAA; encoded by the coding sequence GTGAGCGGTCCGCGCCGGGTCGTGGTCGTCGGCGCGTCCGCCGCGGGCCTCGCCGCGGCGGAGGGGCTGCGCCGGTCCGGTTACGACGGTGGGCTCGTGCTCGTCGGCGAGGAGGCGCACCTTCCGTACGACCGCCCGCCGCTCTCCAAGCAACTGCTCGCCGGTGAGTGGGCGGCCGACCGGGTCCTGCTGCGGAGCGCCGATGCGCTGGCCGACCTGGACATCGAGCTGCGCTCCGGCACCAGGGCCCGGGCCCTCGACCCGGCCGCCCGGGAGATGGACACCGGCGAGGGCGGCACCATCGGCTATGACGCGCTCGTCATCGCCACCGGAGTCCGGCCCAGGGTGCTGCCGGGCACGGACGGCATCGCGGGGGTTCATGTCCTGCGCACGCTGGACGACGCGACAGCCCTGCGCGAGTCGCTCGCCGGCCGCCCGCATCTGGTGATCGTCGGCGGAGGCTTCATCGGCGCCGAGGCCGCCGCCGTCGCCCGGGAGGCCGGCTGCGAGGTCACGCTGGTGACCGACCGGGCGGTGCCGCTCGCCGACGCGGTCGGCCACGACATCGGGAGCATGCTGACGGAGGTGCACCACGAACACGGTGTACGGACCGTGACCGATGCCCTCGTCGAGAGCATCGTCACCGATGGCGGCCGTGCGACGGGCGTACGCCTCTCCGACGGCCGCACCCTCGCGGCTGACGCCGTGCTCGTCGGCATCGGGGCGCGGCCCAACACCGAATGGCTCGCGGGAAGCGGGCTCCGCCTCGGCGACGGCGTCGAGTGCGACGCCACCCTCCGCGCCGCCGAGCACATCTGGGCCGCCGGCGACGTGGCGTCCTGGCCCGACGCGGTGACCGGGGAGCGGCTGCGGATCGAGCACCGCACCAACGCATCCGAACAAGGCCGCGCGGTCGCCCGCAACATCCTCGCCGGAGAGGCGGCCACCGCCTTCACCACGGTGCCCTTCGTCTGGTCGGACCAGTACGACCTCAAGGTCCAGATCCACGGCAGGACCCGGGGCGCCGACCAGGTGCACATCGTCGAAGGGAGCCTCGCCGAGCGGAAGTTCACCGCACTGTTCGCCCGTGCGGGACAGGTCTGCGGCGCGGTCGGTGTGAACATGATCCGTCCGCTGCGCACCCTCCGCCCCCTGGTCGCGGCCCGCACACCGTGGGCGGAGGCACTCGCACCGCAGGGAGCCGGGGCCGCCTGA